The region TGACGATCCCCGCCTCCAGCTCCGACTCGGCCAGCGCAGACTGCACCGCAGCCGTCAGGTTCTCGATGTGCGAATCGCCCCGCATGTTCACGTGCAACGCGACGGTCTTCACAGCCATGTCAGCACTCCATCTGACGAAGGAACCGGCGCTCCGATGGAGAGAGCCGGCAACCCCGCGCTTCTTCCAACACCCGGTCAAATTCGCCCTTCGAGGCCAGGCCCCGCAGCGCACCCATCACCGCGTGGCTCAGAATGCCTTCCTGCTGCAGCTTGGCGAGATAGGCGAACGCGTCGGCCAGCGTCTCCTTCTTCCGCACATAATAATCGCGCCCGCGCTGTTGGTTGCTGTAGGCCTCGAACTGTTCGCAGGCGACCAGAATTTCCGCCAGCTGTTTCACCCAGGGTTTCGCCGATGCCAGCCGCTCGGGATAATAGTAGTAGAGCATCACCTGCTGCATCCAGGGCAGCCAGGTGATCCCCATATTCTTGATCGCGGGCCGGACCGCCCGCAGGCGGCGCGCCAGCCGCCGCGCGTAGCCCAGCCGCATTTCCACCTGCTCCTTCGCCCAAGGAGTCACGGCGATCCCGGCCGCTTCAAGGTCCCGCCGATATCGCGCGAGGAACGCCTCTGTCTCCCGTCCATAGGTGGTGCCAGGGTGGACGGCACGCCACTCGCGCGGCCTGGTCGGAATGCCCCGCTCTTTGGCCCATGACCAGATAGATCCAAACAGTGTTCGGTCAAGACCCGCCCGCCCCAGGTCGTGCAGCAGACAGGCGATCTGATAGGACCGCACCCGATCCGGATCGTGCCCCAGCGATGCGGCCACGGCCGCACACATGCGTGCCGTCCGCACGGCATGCGGCCGATCGTAGCCGCGAATGATCCGCCCGGCTTTGTGAGGGTGGGGGTAATCGTAGAGCCGCATCAGTCCCGCCACCAGTTGGCGAGGGATTACAAGCGGCGCCGATGAACGAGCAATTGGCATAGGTGCAAGAAAACGAACACCATACGAGTCGCCAGAACCGGGCGCAGAATATCGTCGAGTGCCCAGGGTGTCAAGGCGACAGCACCAGCGGCCACTCGCTCAATCGATCGAACTTTGCTATGCTCGGCGCATGAATGATCCCCAATGCAAAGCCTGTTCTGGCACCTGGCCGAGAGCCGACCACTTCATCGCCGACCTCGGGCTGACCCGGGCCTATCTCCATGACGATCAATTCTTTTCCGGCTGGACCGTACTGGTCTTTTGCCGGCATGCAACCGAGCTCTTTCACCTGGCACCGACCGAGCGGATGCAGTTGATAGAAGAAGTGACCCTGGTTGCCAAAGTCCTGAACCAGGTCTACGAACCACGAAAAATCAACTACGAATTGCTGGGCAACCAGCTCCCACACATTCACTGGCATCTCATCCCCCGCCTCGCGAATGATCCTACCCCGCTCGAACCGGTGTGGCGGGTGCCGCATGAGCCGGTGCTTCGATCAGGTCCCGACCTCCAGCACACAGTCCAACGCCTGCAAGAGGCCCTTCAGAAGGCCTGTTAACCCACGTATCGCCGCGCCCAGTACGGGATCCCGTCATCCCCACCGGTCTCGATTCGGTGCTATACTACAATCCAATTTTGATAACCGATCCGGAGGGTCACAGGTTTCCGATGCGTCATCGATTGGTGTTCGCGGCCCTCTTGTCCCTCTGCTGTCTTGCGCGGGTTTCCGTCCAACTCTCTTTCGCACAGCCACAAGAAACCGACCCGTCACCCGTGCTCGAGATCCCGCCGCCGCCTTCAGAATCGCCCACTCCTCCGCCACAGGTGGAAGAGCGCCAACTCCCTGAACCTCCGGCGCCCACACCTGAGGACGCCGTGACCCTCCTCGGGGAATTGCGCAACGCCGTCCGTCTCTCGCCCGGTAACGCGAGCGCCCGGCTGAACCTGGCGCAAGGGCTCTCCCGCATCGGCGACCTGGATGCCGCGCTCGACGAATGCCGTGCCGCCATCGCACTGGATCCGAAGAACGCCTTCGCCCATCTGCAACTCGGCGTCACGTTGATGGCCAAACAGGAGGGACGCGCCGCCGCCACCGCCTTGATGGACGCCCTCCTGCTGGATCCCACATTGACGCAGGCCCATTACAATCTCGGCAGCGTGCACTACTCGCTGGGCCATCTACCCGCCGCGATCCAGTCCTATCGGCGGGCCTTGGAACTGCAGCCCAACTTTCCTGACGCCCGTTACCGGCTCGCGCTGGTCTTGAAGCTGACGAATCGCCATCAGGAGGCGGCCCAGTTCATGGAGGAGGCGGCGGCCGGCGGCATTCCGCAGGCGCAGTTCTTCACCGGCAATGCCTATCGCAACGGACAGGGTGTGGAGAAAAATCCCGCCAGGGCCATCAGCTGGTGGACCCGCGCGGTCGAATTCGGCCACCCACGGGCGGCGGAATCCCTCTCGCAACTGCGCCGCCAGGCCCTGTCACCGGAGCAGCCGGAGCGCCGACGGAAAGACGCGCTCGACGCCTTCAGGCAATATCGTGACTCTCTCTGGACAGACTATCCGAACGCGGCGCGACACGATCCGAATGACTCGCTGGGCATCGCCTTGCTCAAGACAAGCGAATCACCCGACAGCGTCACGGTCCTGCTGCACGAAGCCTTGGCGCTGAGCGAACCAGCGCAGGCCGAGTTGGCGCGCCTCTATGAGACCGGCCTCGACGGCCGCCTCACTCCATTCGACCCGCGCATCCTGGCCTGTTTTGAAACCACTGCGGCCGACGGCTTCCTGCCGGCCAAAAAAGCGCTGGCGCGCATCTACGGCATAGGCCTCGGCGTTTCAGCGGATGCACAAAAAGCCAAAGCGCTGCTGAAGGGCCTCCCGAAGCAAGACGCGAAACTCATCCTGGACGAAATCGCCGGACGATAGTCATTCACCATGCTCGACCCTGCACGCCTCTGGCGACAATTTCTCGGCTCTCCCTGGCTCCAAGCCGGTGCCATGGGATCGCTCGCCACCCTTCTGGCCTTCGGGCTGTGGGCCGCTGCCCCGGCCACATTTGCGACCCTCGACTGGAGCGCCTACGATCTCTGGCTCAGCCGCCGCGCCCCCATCCCCGTCAGCCCCTCCCTCCTCATCGTCACGCGCGACCCTGCCAGCGAAGCGGAGTTCGGCACCGGCCCCTGGGACCGGGCCATCCTCGCCCGCCTGCTGACCAGCGCGCACGAAGCCGGAGCCCTGGCTCTCGGCCTTGACCATCGCCTCGACCATGCCAGCCCGGCTCAGCGCGGCGGAGCCGCGAGCGATGCCTTGCTGCTGGAAGCCCTCAGCAGCGCCGCCCCCGTGGTCATGGTGCACAGCGCTGACGCGGCCCTGGCGTCGGATGCCGCCCTGGCCGCCCAGCTCTCAGTCACGGCCCATCCCGATCATGTCGCACGCACTGTGCTGGCTTCGTCACCCGATGACCCATCAGCCGTCCCGGCTTTCGGCATAGCGCTCTACGATGCGTTTCAAAAACAGGTCTCGCCGGTACGCCCCCGTCCTTCCCCAATAGGGGCCGGATCGCTCTTGGTCAATTTTGCCGGCAACGGCACGCTCGCCTCCTTCCCGACTGTGCCACTGTCAGCCGTGTGGGGCGCGATCGAGCAGCACGAGAACGCCCGACTCACCGAGTGGTTCAACGGCAAGGTGGTCGTGTTTCTGCCGAACCAGCTCACGGGAGGCAACTGGCTCTTGCCCACAGGGCACAGCGTTAGCGGCCAGATCGTCCATCTCCATGTCTTGAACATGCTGCTGACCGATCAACGCCTCTGCCAAGTCGGCGCAACCGGCCGCTTCCTGGTGACGCTGCTTGTCGCCAGCCTGGCAGCCTGGCTCCTGCTGCAGTTTCGCGGGGCTATCCACCTGCTTCTTGCCGCGGCGGCCATCGCCGTCTATGCCGGCTCCCTGGGCCTCTTACTTGTGGCGGCCCATCTGGTGCTGCCCCTTGCCATGCCCGTCACAGCCGCCGCGCTCGTCCTCGCAGGGACAACCATCTGGAGCCACCTCACCGCGCACCAGCGGCTGCTGGTGGTGGAGCAAGACATGTTGCGGGTGCAACAAGAAGCCGCCGCCGTGCGCGAAGCCCTGGTCTTGCGTGAAACCCGCGCGGACACGCTGCAAGAAGATCTCGCCGCCGCCAAGGCCTCCATCACCCACTCCGCCGGACAGCAGGCAGAACTGGCCAGATCCGCCGAGACTCTTCGCGCCCAACTCGCCGACGCCCAAGCGGCGGAAGAAGACGCCCGCAGGACCTTGGCGGAACTTGAACAGCAGCTGCACAACCTGCGCGCCGCCACCAGCGCTTCCTCCACGATCGCAGATGTGGAACTCGATCGCTGCCGCGACGAATGCCGCCACCTGGGCATCGTGACTCAGGACGCCGGTCTCCTGCGCCTGTATCGGGATCTCAAGAAAGGGGCCAAGTCGCCGCTGACCGTGCTGCTGCTCGGCGAACCGGGCACCGGTAAAGAACTCTTCGCCCGTGCCGTGCACCGGCTGAGCCCCCGCACGAGCAAGACCTTCATCGCCGTCAACATGGCGGCCATTTCACCCGAGTTGTTTGAGAGCGAACTCTTCGGCCATACCAAGGGCAGTTTCACCGGCGCCACAGCGGACCGGCGCGGCTACTTCGAGCTGGCGAATCACGGCACGATCTTTTTGGATGAAATCGGCGACCTCCGGCTGGATCACCAGAGCAAGCTGCTGCGGGTGCTCCAGGAAAAGTCGTTCTACCGGGTCGGCGCGACCACCCCGACGACGGTGGACGTGCGCATCGTCGCCGCGACCAATCGCGATTTGCAGCGCGGCGTCACCGAAGGCTGGTTCCGCGAAGATTTGTATTTCAGACTCACCGGCCTCGTGTTCCGGCTCCCGCCGCTCCGCGAACGGACCGGCGATGTGCCGCTGCTGGCAGAGATCTTCCTCGCGGACATCGCCGGCCAGATGGGAAAGCCAGTCCCCCAATTATCGAATGAGGCCATGCGGGCGCTCGCCGCACAGGAATGGAAAGGCAACGTGCGGGAACTCCGCCATTGCCTGGAACAGGCCATCGCCTTGAACGACGGGCCGCTGCTCTCGAAAGAGTCCTTGCGCCTCGGCAGCGACAACACGCCCGCCACAGGCCGCCCCACACAGAGTCCGATGCTGCCCGATCCGGCCAGCGATGCGGCGGTGCTGAACTGCCTGCGGCAACAGGGGTTCGACATGCAAGCCACGGCCAACACCCTCGGCTGGGACCGCAGCACCGTGACGCAACGATTGAAGGGGCTCTGCTTCCAGGCGCTGGTCGAAACCAATGGGGACCAGGGGAAAGCAGCCAGCGCGATTGCAGGCGATCCAAGCCACCTGCGAACCGTCGAACTGAAGCTCATGGATTACCACAGCCACCTGCTGTCGGTGATCGACCCCTTCAAGACCGCCGACGAAGCCATCGCCGATTGCAAACGGCGCTTCAAGAACCTCCCCGACCGCCACTTCAAAGCGGTGGAGAGGCTGGTGCGGCAGCACTTCACGGGAAACAGACGGGCATTCCGTTAAGCAGCTTTCCCAGACACCCCCTTGGCTCGCACCAAGAGCTCCACATCACAATCCAGGACATGCAGCAATGATAAGAGTTGATCCACAGACTTGCTGTAGTTCGTTTGATCGAGCAACCGGTAGAACTGCGTGGCCGACGTTCCCAACCGACGGATGATCTCGCGTTTCGATAGCGCACTCACCTCGACCCGCTTCTGCGCTTCAACCGTGAGCTTATACAACACACCATCCCGCAGATAGTGAGGGTCCTGATTATATTCCAACACCTGCTCGCTATGGACCGTCCCTTCCTTGCCGGACTTCAAGACATAGGTAAAGCCCTCATTCCCGAGTTCTTTATCGATGAAAACCCGGGCAATTGGATCGGCGGCACTGGGACGCAAATCGAGCTTTGAGTACGGCAACTGGTAGGTCTGCTTCGAGATCTTCACCTCAAACGCCTTCTTGCGATTATTCAGACTCACGGATTGGATTTTCATAGTGCCCCCTCGCGCTCCAATTCTGCGATCAATGCACGAACTCGTCTCGTGGCCTTACCGACCATCGGCTGACGCTGATCCAGATCCCACTTCACCATGAGTACACCGTCTCGGTAGATGTGGACATGCCGGGGGGAGTGATCGCCCTTCCAGGTGACGAACACATATCCGCCTCGACGCACCTTCCCCATGCGTAAGTGTTACCTCTCAAGGTACCTCTTGTCAAGACAAGGCTTCAGGACGCAAACGGTTAGGCCACAGGCGGCTGCCAGGTGGCGGGCTTGAAGTAGGCGTGCGATGGGGTCTGACTGACGGCGTTGCGGATCACGAGAAAATAGCGGGCACAGGGCAGGCTGTCGATTTCAGCGGGAGAGAAGAATCGCGCATCGGAGGTCTCCTCGTCATCACCACGAGGGGTCCCACGAATCACCCGCGCTGCAAAGACCGTCGAGACGACGGCGAGCTGATCGCCATTGTCGTAGACAGCAGAAAAGTGCTCCCCCGCGAAAACCCCAAGGATGTCAGTCAACTCGACGAACACCCCCGCCTCTTCCCAGGTCTCCCGCACCGCCGCATCTGACGGCAACTCATGCGGGTCGATGATCCCGCTCGGCAGCCCCCATAATCCAGACTTCGCATCCTGCACGAGCAAGAGCCGGCCCTGGCTGTCATGGGCCATGACAGCCGCAGTAGGAACCTGCAGCAACTCCGTGCCGACCTTGGCGCGAAGAGATTGAATGAAGTCTGGAATGGGCATGCCGGTGATTATCCGATGATGGTTATTCTGGAAACACGTTGCGCGCGGGCTTGCCTCATCAGCTCACGCGCCGCAGCACGCGCACCCGCTCACGGCCCTCGCGGCCGGGAAAGGCCACATCCGGCACATAGTCTTCGAGGATTTCGTAGCCGTCTAAAAAGAGCGCCGTCAGATCCGGCACGCTGAACGGGAAGGGCGGCCCCACCTCGCCCGGATCGAGCGCCGGATTGATGAACCACACTCCGATCAGCAGGCCTCCTGGCCGCAACGTCAGATCGATGCCGCGCCGGTAGTCCGCGCGCAGCGTGGGAGGCAGCGCGCTCATGCAGGTATGCTCCAGCACCACATCATACACGCCGCGCATCTCCTCCGGCGGATCGAATACATTGCCGATCACGAAGCGCTCCGCCAGATGGGGATACTTCGCGCGCGCTTCCGCCACCCCCGTCGGCGCGATGTCG is a window of Nitrospira sp. DNA encoding:
- a CDS encoding HIT family protein encodes the protein MNDPQCKACSGTWPRADHFIADLGLTRAYLHDDQFFSGWTVLVFCRHATELFHLAPTERMQLIEEVTLVAKVLNQVYEPRKINYELLGNQLPHIHWHLIPRLANDPTPLEPVWRVPHEPVLRSGPDLQHTVQRLQEALQKAC
- a CDS encoding tetratricopeptide repeat protein, whose translation is MTLLGELRNAVRLSPGNASARLNLAQGLSRIGDLDAALDECRAAIALDPKNAFAHLQLGVTLMAKQEGRAAATALMDALLLDPTLTQAHYNLGSVHYSLGHLPAAIQSYRRALELQPNFPDARYRLALVLKLTNRHQEAAQFMEEAAAGGIPQAQFFTGNAYRNGQGVEKNPARAISWWTRAVEFGHPRAAESLSQLRRQALSPEQPERRRKDALDAFRQYRDSLWTDYPNAARHDPNDSLGIALLKTSESPDSVTVLLHEALALSEPAQAELARLYETGLDGRLTPFDPRILACFETTAADGFLPAKKALARIYGIGLGVSADAQKAKALLKGLPKQDAKLILDEIAGR
- a CDS encoding sigma 54-interacting transcriptional regulator, giving the protein MLDPARLWRQFLGSPWLQAGAMGSLATLLAFGLWAAAPATFATLDWSAYDLWLSRRAPIPVSPSLLIVTRDPASEAEFGTGPWDRAILARLLTSAHEAGALALGLDHRLDHASPAQRGGAASDALLLEALSSAAPVVMVHSADAALASDAALAAQLSVTAHPDHVARTVLASSPDDPSAVPAFGIALYDAFQKQVSPVRPRPSPIGAGSLLVNFAGNGTLASFPTVPLSAVWGAIEQHENARLTEWFNGKVVVFLPNQLTGGNWLLPTGHSVSGQIVHLHVLNMLLTDQRLCQVGATGRFLVTLLVASLAAWLLLQFRGAIHLLLAAAAIAVYAGSLGLLLVAAHLVLPLAMPVTAAALVLAGTTIWSHLTAHQRLLVVEQDMLRVQQEAAAVREALVLRETRADTLQEDLAAAKASITHSAGQQAELARSAETLRAQLADAQAAEEDARRTLAELEQQLHNLRAATSASSTIADVELDRCRDECRHLGIVTQDAGLLRLYRDLKKGAKSPLTVLLLGEPGTGKELFARAVHRLSPRTSKTFIAVNMAAISPELFESELFGHTKGSFTGATADRRGYFELANHGTIFLDEIGDLRLDHQSKLLRVLQEKSFYRVGATTPTTVDVRIVAATNRDLQRGVTEGWFREDLYFRLTGLVFRLPPLRERTGDVPLLAEIFLADIAGQMGKPVPQLSNEAMRALAAQEWKGNVRELRHCLEQAIALNDGPLLSKESLRLGSDNTPATGRPTQSPMLPDPASDAAVLNCLRQQGFDMQATANTLGWDRSTVTQRLKGLCFQALVETNGDQGKAASAIAGDPSHLRTVELKLMDYHSHLLSVIDPFKTADEAIADCKRRFKNLPDRHFKAVERLVRQHFTGNRRAFR
- a CDS encoding NUDIX domain-containing protein, which translates into the protein MPIPDFIQSLRAKVGTELLQVPTAAVMAHDSQGRLLLVQDAKSGLWGLPSGIIDPHELPSDAAVRETWEEAGVFVELTDILGVFAGEHFSAVYDNGDQLAVVSTVFAARVIRGTPRGDDEETSDARFFSPAEIDSLPCARYFLVIRNAVSQTPSHAYFKPATWQPPVA
- a CDS encoding methyltransferase domain-containing protein; its protein translation is MDHIDWDEKYQKGEAFWDKGVPAPAMTQYLARQTVRGRALVPGCGRGHEVALAVEHGLDATGLDIAPTGVAEARAKYPHLAERFVIGNVFDPPEEMRGVYDVVLEHTCMSALPPTLRADYRRGIDLTLRPGGLLIGVWFINPALDPGEVGPPFPFSVPDLTALFLDGYEILEDYVPDVAFPGREGRERVRVLRRVS